A region of Flocculibacter collagenilyticus DNA encodes the following proteins:
- the rbfA gene encoding 30S ribosome-binding factor RbfA, whose product MAKEFSRVDRVSQQIQKEVAQILQREIKDPRLGMTTVSSVDVSRDLSYAKVYVTLYEQDPEKVKISVDILNKAAGFVRSLIGKRIKSRIVPDIRFVFDTSLVEGMRISNLVETVVQEDQRKKEDSGESEAE is encoded by the coding sequence ATGGCAAAAGAATTTTCACGTGTTGACCGTGTATCGCAACAAATTCAAAAAGAAGTTGCGCAAATATTACAACGAGAAATCAAAGATCCCCGCTTAGGAATGACAACAGTTTCTAGCGTTGATGTATCTCGTGATCTGTCGTATGCAAAAGTGTATGTGACTTTGTATGAGCAAGATCCTGAAAAAGTAAAAATATCAGTAGATATTTTAAATAAAGCAGCTGGTTTTGTGCGCTCTTTAATTGGTAAGCGCATTAAGTCTCGTATCGTACCTGATATTCGTTTTGTGTTTGACACGTCGTTAGTTGAAGGTATGCGCATTTCGAATCTAGTTGAGACAGTGGTTCAAGAAGATCAGCGCAAAAAAGAAGATAGTGGTGAGTCAGAGGCTGAATAA